The nucleotide window AGCTCCTTGGAAATATAAGGCGTCAATCCTACTAGATTTAGCCACTGCTTTTTTGGTTATTTCATATACAATTTCATGGTTCAAATCTATTGCGTCTTGTTCGCTTGAGAACCCAAGATCTGCTAATTCGAATTCTATTCCTGTTTCTGCTTCAGATAAATGCTTCGTTATTAGAGAGTTCATATGTGAATCAAAAGGCGTTAGAAGTAAAACTTTTCTGGCATTATAGGCATTAAGAGCGGAGCACCCTGCCTCCAATGCTGTCACAAAAGGAATTTCCAATACGCTAGATAAACGATCTCGTAATCCTTGATTTTGAACTTCAACGGGTGCACCAGGAATGATAATTCCCTGCCAATTGCTTTGCGCAGTTAACGTCACCGCTCTATTAATTATGGCGTCAGCTCTTGCTGCAAAATCAGTTAATGAAGATTGCATTACTCCTAGTTCTTGCATGTCTAAATTGATCCCTTCTGGGATCATTGCTGCAAATTCGTCATAATGAGATCTACCGGTGCCTGGCTTTAAGAATCCTATTTTGAGATCTGTCGATATTGGCATAGCTATAAACCTTATCCAAAATTTGAATTTGGGAGTATGGTATGCCATAACCGGCATTAAGGGGTGAAATATGTCTGTAGAGCGAGAAAATATTGGGGAAATGGAAGTAATACGTTACGAAACACCTGATTTGGGAAGCTTGCCTAAATCGAATACGCAATTAGTTAACAGCGGAATCTTGGGAGTTGCTATCCAAGTGGTCAGTAAGGACGGGGGTGAGACCAACTTACATGCACATTCTGGCCAAGATGCAGTTTGGTTTGTCCTTTCAGGCAAAGCTCGATTTTACGGCAAGGACGGAAAGTCAGTTGACCTAGGCCCTAAGGATGCTTTATTCATACCTAAAGGCGTGGGCTATTGGTTTGAGTCTATTAGCGAAGAGCCTTTAGAAATAATGCGGAATTTTTCTACAGATCCTAATATGAAAAACCAGCGAATTAATTTTGAGGCCTTACGTGACCGACAACAGGATGGACGTCACGCAGATAGCGTTTACGCTAACGGCTGATTTTACCCTTATATTTCTATTATTCGTCCATTGAGGTACCTAAATTGAGTTATGCGTTTCAAGATTTATTGCCAGGTAATCACTGCTGGGGTTGCGGCCCAGAGGTTGAAGATGGCTTGAAAATTAGAAGTTTTTGGGATGGGGATAAAGCTACATGCACTTGGACCCCTAGGCTTGAATTTGCTGCAGGTCCAAAGCATATAGTTTACGGCGGGACTATAGCTAGCGTGATTGATTGCCATAGTATATTTACTGCAATTGCTGAAACTTACAAAAAAGAAGGTCGAGAGGTTGGTGAGGGTGACAT belongs to Dehalococcoidia bacterium and includes:
- a CDS encoding cupin domain-containing protein produces the protein MSVERENIGEMEVIRYETPDLGSLPKSNTQLVNSGILGVAIQVVSKDGGETNLHAHSGQDAVWFVLSGKARFYGKDGKSVDLGPKDALFIPKGVGYWFESISEEPLEIMRNFSTDPNMKNQRINFEALRDRQQDGRHADSVYANG
- a CDS encoding PaaI family thioesterase, encoding MSYAFQDLLPGNHCWGCGPEVEDGLKIRSFWDGDKATCTWTPRLEFAAGPKHIVYGGTIASVIDCHSIFTAIAETYKKEGREVGEGDIIWYVTASLKITYKKPTPIDQPLTMTANVTELGERKALIHCSLVSGGIETATGEMVAVRVSNDWYYADSKE